The following are from one region of the Odontesthes bonariensis isolate fOdoBon6 chromosome 16, fOdoBon6.hap1, whole genome shotgun sequence genome:
- the LOC142401354 gene encoding ras-related protein Rab-39B-like, with the protein METIWLYQFRLIVIGDSTVGKSCLIRRFTEGRFAQVSDPTVGVDFFSRLVEIEPGKRIKLQIWDTAGQERFRSITRAYYRNSVGGLLLFDITNRRSFQNVHNWLEEARSHVQPHCIVFLLVGHKCDLEAQRQVTQHEAGKLAGAYGMRYVETSARDAINVEKAFVDLTRDIFELVRSGDIKIQDGWEGVKSGFVPNTVQSSEEVTEGSRQCFC; encoded by the exons ATGGAAACGATATGGCTTTACCAATTTCGCCTGATTGTCATCGGAGACTCCACGGTGGGAAAGTCGTGTTTGATCCGGAGGTTCACCGAGGGCCGCTTTGCCCAGGTGTCAGACCCCACTGTGGGGGTGGACTTCTTCTCCCGTCTGGTGGAGATTGAGCCGGGAAAAAGGATCAAACTCCAGATCTGGGACACTGCAGGACAGGAGAGGTTCAG GTCGATCACCAGAGCATACTACCGTAACTCGGTGGGCGGCCTCTTGCTCTTTGACATCACCAACCGGCGCTCCTTCCAGAATGTCCATAACTGGCTGGAGGAGGCACGGAGCCACGTCCAGCCGCACTGCATCGTCTTCCTGCTCGTTGGCCACAAGTGTGACCTGGAGGCCCAGCGTCAGGTGACCCAGCACGAGGCAGGGAAGCTGGCCGGGGCCTACGGGATGCGTTACGTGGAGACGTCGGCAAGAGACGCTATCAATGTCGAGAAG GCATTTGTGGACCTGACGAGGGATATCTTTGAGCTGGTGCGGAGTGGGGACATCAAGATCCAGGACGGCTGGGAAGGCGTCAAGAGTGGATTCGTTCCCAACACCGTCCAGTCTTCCGAAGAGGTGACCGAGGGCAGCCGGCAGTGCTTCTGCTGA
- the rab38c gene encoding ras-related protein Rab-32 translates to MQQELLFKILVIGDLGVGKTSIIKRYVHQIFSQHYRATIGVDFALKVLQWDSDTVIRLQLWDIAGQERYGNMTRVYYREAVGALVVYDVTRASTFNAVLKWKDDLDSKVTLNHGRSVPAVLLANKSDQMGSQVPKLDSFCRENGFVGWFETSAKDNTNIEEASRCLVEHILLNEESPVTEREPGSLILSGYTNTAKNPFNCSSCVKW, encoded by the exons ATGCAGCAGGAGCTTCTCTTCAAAATCCTCGTCATCGGAGACTTAGGGGTCGGTAAGACGTCCATAATAAAGCGGTACGTCCATCAGATCTTCTCCCAGCACTACAGAGCCACCATCGGGGTTGACTTCGCCCTGAAGGTGCTGCAGTGGGACAGTGACACTGTGATCCGTCTGCAGTTGTGGGATATCGCAG GGCAGGAGCGGTATGGGAACATGACTCGTGTCTACTACCGGGAGGCAGTTGGAGCGCTGGTGGTGTACGATGTGACGAGGGCCTCCACGTTCAACGCCGTGCTGAAGTGGAAGGATGACCTGGACTCCAAG GTAACTCTGAACCATGGGAGATCGGTTCCGGCAGTACTCTTAGCCAACAAATCAGACCAGATGGGTTCCCAGGTGCCCAAGCTCGACTCTTTCTGCAGGGAGAATGGCTTTGTGGGCTGGTTTGAGACCTCTGCCAAG GATAACACAAACATCGAGGAGGCATCCCGCTGCCTGGTGGAGCACATTCTACTCAACGAGGAGAGTCCGGTGACAGAGCGAGAGCCCGGCTCCCTCATCCTGTCTGGATACACAAACACCGCAAAGAATCCCTTTAACTGCTCGTCATGTGTGAAATGGTGA